A portion of the Pan troglodytes isolate AG18354 chromosome 10, NHGRI_mPanTro3-v2.0_pri, whole genome shotgun sequence genome contains these proteins:
- the KICS2 gene encoding KICSTOR subunit 2 isoform X1 produces the protein MGESIPLAAPVPVEQAVLETFFSHLGIFSYDKAKDNVEKEREANKSAGGSWLSLLAALAHLAAAEKVYHSLTYLGQKLGGQSFFSRKDSIRTIYTSLHNELKKVVTGRGALGGTAPHVEELLSHLSEQLCFFVQARMEIADFYEKMYTLSTQKFINAEELVGLLDAIMKKYSSRFHHPILSPLESSFQLEVDVLCHLLKAQAQVSEWKFLPSLVNLHSAHTKLQTWGQIFEKQRETKKHLFGGQSQKAVQPPHLFLWLMKLKNMLLAKFSFYFHEALSRQTTASEMKTLTAKANPDFFGKISSFIRKYDAANVSLIFDNRGSESFQGHGYHHPHSYREAPKGVDQYPAVVSLPSDRPVMHWPNVIMIMTDRTSDLNSLEKVVHFYDDKVQSTYFLTRPEPHFTIVVIFESKKSERDSHFISFLNELSLALKNPKVFASLKPGCKD, from the exons ATGGGGGAGTCTATCCCGCTGGCCGCCCCGGTCCCGGTGGAACAGGCGGTGCTGGAGACGTTCTTCTCTCACCTGGGTATCTTCTCTTACGACAAGGCTAAGGACAATGTGGAGAAGGAACGAGAGGCCAACAAGAGCGCGGGGGGCAGCTGGCTGTCGCTGCTGGCGGCCTTGGCGCACCTGGCCGCGGCCGAGAAGGTCTATCACAGCCTCACCTACCTGGGGCAGAAACTAG GGGGCCAGTCTTTCTTCAGCAGGAAGGATTCCATCCGCACCATCTATACTTCATTGCATAATGAGCTGAAGAAGGTGGTGACTGGCCGTGGTGCCCTGGGTGGGACTGCTCCTCACGTGGAAGAACTCCTTTCCCACCTGTCAGAGCAGCTCTGCTTCTTTGTTCAGGCTCGGATGGAGATAGCAGACTTCTATGAGAAGATGTACACCCTCAGCACACAGAAGTTCATCAATGCTGAAGAGCTCGTTGGCCTTTTGGATGCCATCATGAAAAAATACAGCTCCAG ATTTCACCACCCAATCCTCAGTCCTTTGGAAAGCAGTTTCCAGCTGGAAGTTGACGTCCTGTGTCATCTCCTGAAAGCCCAGGCCCAGGTCTCAGAGTGGAAGTTCCTCCCATCTCTGGTTAATTTACACAGTGCGCACACCAAACTGCAGACGTGGGGCCAGATCTTTGAGAAACAGCGGGAGACCAAGAAACATCTGTTTGGAGGGCAGTCTCAGAAGGCCGTGCAGCCTCCACACCTTTTCCTTTGGCTGATGAAACTCAAAAACATGCTTCTTGCCAAGTTTAGCTTTTACTTTCATGAGGCTCTGAGCCGACAAACGACTGCTTCAGAAATGAAAACGTTGACAGCAAAAGCTAACCCAGACTTTTTTGGAaagatttccagcttcatcagaAAATATGATGCTGCCAATGTGTCCTTAATTTTTGACAACAGAGGTTCTGAGAGTTTTCAGGGTCATGGTTATCACCACCCCCATTCCTACAGAGAGGCCCCCAAGGGTGTGGACCAGTATCCAGCTGTAGTGTCTCTGCCCAGCGACAGGCCAGTCATGCACTGGCCCAATGTCATCATGATCATGACGGACCGCACATCTGATCTGAACAGCTTGGAGAAAGTGGTCCACTTCTATGATGACAAAGTTCAGAGTACCTACTTCCTAACCCGCCCGGAACCTCACTTTACCATTGTCGTCATTTTTGAGTCAAAGAAATCTGAGAGAGACTcccactttatttccttcctcaATGAGCTCTCACTTGCCCTTAAGAACCCCAAAGTGTTTGCAAGTCTGAAACCTGGATGCAAAG attAA
- the KICS2 gene encoding KICSTOR subunit 2 isoform X3, which produces MGESIPLAAPVPVEQAVLETFFSHLGIFSYDKAKDNVEKEREANKSAGGSWLSLLAALAHLAAAEKVYHSLTYLGQKLGGQSFFSRKDSIRTIYTSLHNELKKVVTGRGALGGTAPHVEELLSHLSEQLCFFVQARMEIADFYEKMYTLSTQKFINAEELVGLLDAIMKKYSSRFHHPILSPLESSFQLEVDVLCHLLKAQAQVSEWKFLPSLVNLHSAHTKLQTWGQIFEKQRETKKHLFGGQSQKAVQPPHLFLWLMKLKNMLLAKFSFYFHEALSRQTTASEMKTLTAKANPDFFGKISSFIRKYDAANVSLIFDNRGSESFQGHGYHHPHSYREAPKGVDQYPAVVSLPSDRPVMHWPNVIMIMTDRTSDLNSLEKVVHFYDDKVQSTYFLTRPEPHFTIVVIFESKKSERDSHFISFLNELSLALKNPKVFASLKPGCKGSCYQCNYFVAFCLNYSKLLLQRK; this is translated from the exons ATGGGGGAGTCTATCCCGCTGGCCGCCCCGGTCCCGGTGGAACAGGCGGTGCTGGAGACGTTCTTCTCTCACCTGGGTATCTTCTCTTACGACAAGGCTAAGGACAATGTGGAGAAGGAACGAGAGGCCAACAAGAGCGCGGGGGGCAGCTGGCTGTCGCTGCTGGCGGCCTTGGCGCACCTGGCCGCGGCCGAGAAGGTCTATCACAGCCTCACCTACCTGGGGCAGAAACTAG GGGGCCAGTCTTTCTTCAGCAGGAAGGATTCCATCCGCACCATCTATACTTCATTGCATAATGAGCTGAAGAAGGTGGTGACTGGCCGTGGTGCCCTGGGTGGGACTGCTCCTCACGTGGAAGAACTCCTTTCCCACCTGTCAGAGCAGCTCTGCTTCTTTGTTCAGGCTCGGATGGAGATAGCAGACTTCTATGAGAAGATGTACACCCTCAGCACACAGAAGTTCATCAATGCTGAAGAGCTCGTTGGCCTTTTGGATGCCATCATGAAAAAATACAGCTCCAG ATTTCACCACCCAATCCTCAGTCCTTTGGAAAGCAGTTTCCAGCTGGAAGTTGACGTCCTGTGTCATCTCCTGAAAGCCCAGGCCCAGGTCTCAGAGTGGAAGTTCCTCCCATCTCTGGTTAATTTACACAGTGCGCACACCAAACTGCAGACGTGGGGCCAGATCTTTGAGAAACAGCGGGAGACCAAGAAACATCTGTTTGGAGGGCAGTCTCAGAAGGCCGTGCAGCCTCCACACCTTTTCCTTTGGCTGATGAAACTCAAAAACATGCTTCTTGCCAAGTTTAGCTTTTACTTTCATGAGGCTCTGAGCCGACAAACGACTGCTTCAGAAATGAAAACGTTGACAGCAAAAGCTAACCCAGACTTTTTTGGAaagatttccagcttcatcagaAAATATGATGCTGCCAATGTGTCCTTAATTTTTGACAACAGAGGTTCTGAGAGTTTTCAGGGTCATGGTTATCACCACCCCCATTCCTACAGAGAGGCCCCCAAGGGTGTGGACCAGTATCCAGCTGTAGTGTCTCTGCCCAGCGACAGGCCAGTCATGCACTGGCCCAATGTCATCATGATCATGACGGACCGCACATCTGATCTGAACAGCTTGGAGAAAGTGGTCCACTTCTATGATGACAAAGTTCAGAGTACCTACTTCCTAACCCGCCCGGAACCTCACTTTACCATTGTCGTCATTTTTGAGTCAAAGAAATCTGAGAGAGACTcccactttatttccttcctcaATGAGCTCTCACTTGCCCTTAAGAACCCCAAAGTGTTTGCAAGTCTGAAACCTGGATGCAAAG
- the KICS2 gene encoding KICSTOR subunit 2 isoform X2, with protein sequence MRRVEYSLKQQTCCGGQSFFSRKDSIRTIYTSLHNELKKVVTGRGALGGTAPHVEELLSHLSEQLCFFVQARMEIADFYEKMYTLSTQKFINAEELVGLLDAIMKKYSSRFHHPILSPLESSFQLEVDVLCHLLKAQAQVSEWKFLPSLVNLHSAHTKLQTWGQIFEKQRETKKHLFGGQSQKAVQPPHLFLWLMKLKNMLLAKFSFYFHEALSRQTTASEMKTLTAKANPDFFGKISSFIRKYDAANVSLIFDNRGSESFQGHGYHHPHSYREAPKGVDQYPAVVSLPSDRPVMHWPNVIMIMTDRTSDLNSLEKVVHFYDDKVQSTYFLTRPEPHFTIVVIFESKKSERDSHFISFLNELSLALKNPKVFASLKPGCKGSCYQCNYFVAFCLNYSKLLLQRK encoded by the exons GGGGCCAGTCTTTCTTCAGCAGGAAGGATTCCATCCGCACCATCTATACTTCATTGCATAATGAGCTGAAGAAGGTGGTGACTGGCCGTGGTGCCCTGGGTGGGACTGCTCCTCACGTGGAAGAACTCCTTTCCCACCTGTCAGAGCAGCTCTGCTTCTTTGTTCAGGCTCGGATGGAGATAGCAGACTTCTATGAGAAGATGTACACCCTCAGCACACAGAAGTTCATCAATGCTGAAGAGCTCGTTGGCCTTTTGGATGCCATCATGAAAAAATACAGCTCCAG ATTTCACCACCCAATCCTCAGTCCTTTGGAAAGCAGTTTCCAGCTGGAAGTTGACGTCCTGTGTCATCTCCTGAAAGCCCAGGCCCAGGTCTCAGAGTGGAAGTTCCTCCCATCTCTGGTTAATTTACACAGTGCGCACACCAAACTGCAGACGTGGGGCCAGATCTTTGAGAAACAGCGGGAGACCAAGAAACATCTGTTTGGAGGGCAGTCTCAGAAGGCCGTGCAGCCTCCACACCTTTTCCTTTGGCTGATGAAACTCAAAAACATGCTTCTTGCCAAGTTTAGCTTTTACTTTCATGAGGCTCTGAGCCGACAAACGACTGCTTCAGAAATGAAAACGTTGACAGCAAAAGCTAACCCAGACTTTTTTGGAaagatttccagcttcatcagaAAATATGATGCTGCCAATGTGTCCTTAATTTTTGACAACAGAGGTTCTGAGAGTTTTCAGGGTCATGGTTATCACCACCCCCATTCCTACAGAGAGGCCCCCAAGGGTGTGGACCAGTATCCAGCTGTAGTGTCTCTGCCCAGCGACAGGCCAGTCATGCACTGGCCCAATGTCATCATGATCATGACGGACCGCACATCTGATCTGAACAGCTTGGAGAAAGTGGTCCACTTCTATGATGACAAAGTTCAGAGTACCTACTTCCTAACCCGCCCGGAACCTCACTTTACCATTGTCGTCATTTTTGAGTCAAAGAAATCTGAGAGAGACTcccactttatttccttcctcaATGAGCTCTCACTTGCCCTTAAGAACCCCAAAGTGTTTGCAAGTCTGAAACCTGGATGCAAAG